The proteins below come from a single Roseiflexus sp. RS-1 genomic window:
- a CDS encoding hydrogenase small subunit, with translation MPARPLSLEERLAARGVSRRQFLKFCAAMSATLALPATFTPRIAKALNTAERLPVVWLEFQDCAGNTESFLRTESPGVADIVLEQISLEYHETIMAPAGHRAEHSLDAVVEHYPGQYIAIVEGSIPTANGGVYCTIGGRTALSIAQRVCSNALATIAVGACAWDGGLPAASPNPTGAVGVRQAVPGLKNLINLPGCPMNVINLTAIIVHYLTFKQLPATNEQGLPFFAYGQLIHNNCERRGHFDSGRFVERWGDEGHRLGWCLYKMGCKGPQTYSNCPAVGWNGTSYWPIGAGHGCVGCMSPRFWDTMSPFYERLPNVEGFGVEVTADTLGAIAVGAVAAAGAIHGVASAIRARRHPIAAHDGDEVLVEAAERVTQVVEQIAGPVRTAEAPFSETENAVAPEKSGDVDKDRPSTS, from the coding sequence ATGCCTGCTCGACCATTGTCGTTGGAAGAACGTCTGGCGGCACGCGGCGTTTCACGTCGTCAATTTCTCAAGTTTTGCGCTGCTATGAGCGCAACGCTCGCGCTACCCGCTACCTTTACCCCCCGTATCGCGAAGGCGCTGAACACGGCGGAACGTTTACCGGTTGTCTGGTTGGAGTTTCAGGACTGCGCCGGCAATACCGAATCCTTTTTGCGCACCGAGTCGCCTGGCGTGGCCGACATCGTCCTGGAGCAGATCAGCCTGGAGTACCACGAGACGATTATGGCGCCAGCCGGTCATCGCGCCGAGCATTCGCTCGATGCGGTGGTCGAACACTACCCTGGTCAGTATATTGCAATCGTCGAAGGCTCGATACCGACCGCCAATGGCGGGGTGTACTGCACCATCGGCGGGAGGACGGCACTGAGTATTGCGCAGCGTGTTTGCTCAAATGCGCTGGCGACGATTGCCGTCGGTGCGTGCGCCTGGGATGGCGGTCTGCCCGCCGCAAGCCCCAATCCGACCGGTGCGGTTGGCGTGCGTCAGGCGGTTCCCGGTCTCAAGAACCTGATCAACCTGCCTGGTTGCCCGATGAATGTGATCAATCTGACGGCAATCATCGTCCACTATCTGACCTTCAAGCAACTGCCGGCAACCAACGAACAGGGGCTTCCCTTCTTTGCCTACGGACAACTCATCCACAACAATTGCGAGCGTCGCGGGCACTTCGACTCTGGTCGCTTCGTCGAGCGCTGGGGCGATGAAGGGCACCGTTTGGGCTGGTGCCTGTACAAGATGGGGTGCAAAGGACCACAAACCTACTCGAACTGTCCGGCGGTTGGATGGAACGGAACTTCCTACTGGCCCATCGGTGCAGGGCACGGATGCGTTGGATGCATGTCGCCGCGCTTCTGGGACACCATGTCGCCATTCTACGAGCGTCTGCCAAATGTTGAGGGATTCGGCGTCGAGGTGACTGCCGACACGCTGGGTGCAATCGCAGTTGGCGCAGTGGCCGCAGCCGGTGCGATTCATGGAGTCGCAAGCGCGATTCGAGCGCGTCGCCATCCGATTGCAGCGCATGATGGCGATGAGGTGCTGGTGGAAGCGGCAGAGCGCGTCACTCAGGTGGTCGAGCAGATTGCCGGACCTGTCAGGACGGCGGAGGCGCCGTTCAGTGAGACGGAGAACGCCGTTGCACCGGAGAAGAGCGGAGACGTTGACAAAGACCGACCTTCCACATCGTGA
- a CDS encoding ABC transporter ATP-binding protein, translated as MNKVDHIIHASGLVKIYKVAELEVVALQGLDLEVARGEFLALVGPSGSGKSTLLSLIGGLDRPSAGQLVVDGLDLTTLTPTGLSAYRRDRVGFIWQQTTRNLLPYLSARENIELLMTFAGRGGRERRAWTDELLEAVGIADKASTPVTQLSGGQQQRVAIACALANRPRILLGDEPTGEVDWETAQRVLALLRDLRTRYGLTIVLVTHDPRVAEQADRVIAIRDGRTSTETRRDNGSTPGSDTAAISGRTARARAAEELVVVDRAGRLQIPGDQRALAGIGRRARVELVDGGVLIRPVEDDRIAIPTEEPSGDHHHYLYEDQGSVDVAAPATPEPLITVAGVTRIFGTGARAVHALRGVDLAVERGAFVALMGPSGSGKTTLLNIIGGLDRPTSGSVIVAGRRVDQMRADELASLRRQIGFVFQSFALLPTASAFENVEMALRLTGQTPRQKWNARVRRVLAAVGLTDWADHRPYELSGGQQQRVALARALVTYPQIILADEPTGDLDSRTGRRVLTMLRTLCDQEGVTLIMATHDPAVTEFATIIYHLRDGLVIGCETRSAATA; from the coding sequence ATGAACAAAGTCGATCACATCATCCACGCCAGTGGTCTGGTCAAGATTTACAAAGTCGCCGAACTCGAGGTGGTGGCGCTCCAGGGGTTGGACCTGGAAGTGGCGCGGGGCGAGTTTCTGGCGTTGGTTGGTCCTTCCGGCTCAGGGAAATCCACGCTGCTCAGTCTCATCGGCGGGCTTGATCGCCCATCCGCCGGACAACTGGTGGTCGATGGACTCGACCTGACCACACTGACGCCAACCGGGTTGAGCGCCTACCGCCGTGATCGGGTCGGGTTCATCTGGCAGCAGACGACGCGCAACCTGCTGCCATATCTCAGTGCGCGCGAGAATATCGAACTCTTGATGACTTTCGCAGGCCGTGGCGGACGTGAGCGGCGCGCGTGGACGGATGAGTTGCTGGAAGCAGTTGGAATCGCGGACAAGGCTTCGACTCCGGTCACGCAACTGTCGGGCGGTCAGCAACAGCGCGTCGCCATCGCCTGCGCCCTGGCGAACCGACCACGTATCCTGCTCGGCGATGAACCAACCGGCGAAGTAGACTGGGAAACGGCGCAGCGCGTGCTGGCGCTGCTCCGCGATCTGCGCACACGCTATGGGCTGACGATCGTGCTGGTCACGCATGATCCGCGGGTAGCGGAGCAGGCGGATCGGGTCATCGCCATCCGCGACGGGCGCACCAGCACCGAGACGCGCCGCGATAACGGAAGCACGCCGGGTAGTGACACAGCGGCAATATCCGGTCGTACTGCGCGCGCGCGCGCCGCCGAAGAACTCGTCGTCGTTGATCGCGCCGGTCGTCTGCAAATCCCCGGCGATCAGCGTGCACTTGCCGGGATCGGGCGGCGCGCGCGCGTCGAACTGGTGGACGGCGGAGTGCTCATTCGTCCGGTAGAGGACGACCGGATCGCCATTCCAACCGAGGAACCATCGGGTGATCATCACCACTACCTGTACGAGGATCAGGGTTCCGTTGATGTGGCCGCACCTGCGACACCCGAACCACTCATTACCGTCGCAGGGGTTACGCGCATATTCGGCACAGGCGCACGTGCCGTCCATGCCCTGCGCGGCGTCGATCTTGCCGTTGAACGGGGCGCATTTGTTGCGCTCATGGGTCCGAGCGGCAGTGGTAAGACAACGCTGCTGAACATTATTGGCGGTCTGGATCGACCGACGAGCGGGAGCGTGATCGTCGCAGGGCGGCGCGTTGATCAGATGCGCGCCGACGAACTTGCCAGCCTGCGGCGACAGATCGGCTTCGTGTTTCAGAGTTTCGCGCTGTTGCCAACCGCTTCCGCCTTTGAGAACGTCGAGATGGCGTTGCGCCTGACAGGACAAACACCACGGCAGAAATGGAATGCGCGCGTGCGTCGCGTGCTGGCAGCCGTCGGTCTGACCGATTGGGCGGATCATCGCCCCTACGAGTTGAGCGGCGGTCAGCAGCAGCGCGTCGCCCTGGCGCGAGCGCTGGTCACCTATCCGCAGATCATCCTGGCAGACGAACCAACTGGCGATCTCGACAGTCGCACCGGGCGACGGGTGCTGACAATGCTCCGCACCCTCTGCGATCAGGAAGGGGTGACACTGATCATGGCAACTCACGATCCGGCAGTGACCGAGTTTGCCACAATCATCTATCATTTGCGCGATGGTCTCGTCATCGGATGTGAAACAAGAAGTGCGGCAACAGCGTAG
- a CDS encoding HlyD family efflux transporter periplasmic adaptor subunit: MRRIIPWIGLILAVLLTACSATQAAQEPPTPTPLPPDPALERPTYTVRRGVIERVFTVTARATPVDMVRLAFRRDGRVNIVSVSRGDVVKAGDVLAELQQEEALDELRRAEDDLTQARRDLESARLAKEKRIKERELGVERARRDLERLLPGGEADLFKELQDRLEAAQRDLRNARDDASWAKTSAEEALRDSAEALSDTQKAYSVAYWNWDWVQRYGTDPDNPFIKNEAGVLVPNRLTEKQKEEYRDKLTQAERALRDAERNLEQAQRARDRAFDDEVVRVREAEKKVEEAQRAVDTLLQGRNKVIEDAQRALEQAQIALEEARSETLNSAIRAVENAERALEKARRRVDDGRVIAPQDGTVLAVAIEPGVSVTAFEPVIEIADPSNLEFAATLSAQQMRLLSEGQSVEIRLLSRPDLAIPGIIRRMPAPYGSGGSGAVQDRDATTRFQVVDARGQQFEAGVTVARVSIVLERKENALWLPPEAIRSFEGRRFVIVREGERERRVTVRVGIETEERVEILEGLSEGDIVVGS; the protein is encoded by the coding sequence ATGCGAAGAATAATACCCTGGATCGGACTGATCCTGGCAGTGCTGCTCACGGCGTGCAGCGCAACTCAGGCGGCGCAGGAGCCGCCGACTCCAACCCCATTACCGCCCGATCCGGCGCTCGAACGACCGACGTATACCGTCCGGCGCGGTGTGATTGAGCGCGTCTTTACGGTTACGGCGCGCGCCACGCCGGTTGATATGGTGCGTCTGGCGTTTCGCCGCGATGGTCGTGTGAACATTGTATCCGTCAGTCGCGGCGACGTGGTGAAAGCGGGAGATGTGCTGGCGGAGTTGCAACAGGAGGAAGCCCTCGATGAACTCCGGCGCGCCGAGGACGATCTGACGCAGGCGCGGCGTGACCTGGAGAGCGCACGCCTGGCGAAGGAGAAGCGAATCAAAGAACGCGAACTCGGCGTCGAGCGTGCGCGGCGTGACCTGGAGCGGTTGCTGCCAGGCGGCGAAGCCGACCTCTTCAAGGAGTTGCAGGATCGACTGGAAGCCGCGCAACGCGATCTGCGCAACGCGCGCGACGACGCATCGTGGGCGAAAACGTCGGCTGAGGAAGCGCTGCGTGACAGCGCCGAAGCGCTGTCGGACACACAGAAAGCGTACAGTGTCGCATACTGGAACTGGGACTGGGTGCAGCGCTATGGCACCGATCCCGACAACCCGTTCATCAAGAATGAAGCGGGTGTGCTGGTTCCCAATCGCCTGACCGAGAAGCAAAAGGAAGAGTACCGCGATAAGTTGACGCAGGCGGAGCGCGCTTTGCGCGACGCTGAGCGTAACCTGGAGCAGGCGCAGCGTGCCCGTGATCGTGCGTTCGATGACGAGGTGGTTCGGGTGCGTGAGGCGGAGAAGAAAGTCGAGGAAGCGCAGCGCGCAGTCGATACGCTGCTGCAAGGGCGGAACAAAGTGATCGAAGACGCACAACGCGCGCTTGAGCAGGCACAGATTGCGCTTGAAGAAGCCCGGAGCGAAACGCTCAACAGCGCCATCCGCGCAGTGGAGAATGCTGAGCGCGCGCTGGAAAAGGCGCGCCGCCGCGTCGATGACGGGCGGGTGATTGCGCCACAGGACGGCACGGTTCTGGCAGTCGCTATCGAGCCGGGTGTAAGTGTCACCGCGTTTGAGCCGGTTATCGAAATTGCCGATCCGTCGAACCTGGAGTTTGCGGCGACTCTCAGCGCGCAACAGATGCGCCTGTTGTCGGAAGGGCAAAGTGTTGAGATTCGCCTCCTCTCGCGCCCCGATCTGGCGATCCCCGGCATCATTCGCCGTATGCCGGCGCCCTATGGCTCCGGTGGGAGCGGCGCAGTGCAGGATCGTGATGCGACCACGCGCTTTCAGGTTGTGGATGCGCGTGGTCAGCAGTTCGAGGCTGGCGTGACGGTTGCGCGAGTCAGTATTGTGCTGGAGCGGAAGGAAAATGCGCTCTGGTTGCCGCCGGAAGCCATTCGCTCGTTTGAGGGTCGTCGTTTCGTCATCGTGCGTGAAGGGGAGCGTGAACGCCGTGTCACCGTGCGGGTCGGCATCGAAACCGAAGAGCGCGTCGAAATCCTCGAAGGACTGAGCGAAGGCGATATCGTGGTCGGATCATAG
- a CDS encoding extracellular solute-binding protein, translating into MRRIWLLVLAAVLLASCGMPQPSGVATPASPGGTPSTGQNQPVTISFAVWEYERSIYQPLAERFMSEHPDINVVLVSLDDIMMFNPGNDAPYSPLDQLRRIVSAADTAPSFAVNQEAFGTPLLFDLKPLMDADATFQRDDFFPGTIEHYSAKGGIWALPRYHSAPLMVYNRALFQNANLPEPRPGWTWEEALATAERLTEHSGATTLTYGFMEPSSGVVPLLELLSAQGVDVLNASPMETDLTAPEYVAVIERLRDLYRRGVLVEPYSRSGPANDPAQLVREGRVAIWSDMTYISNDDGTRWTPDFPVGRVPFPASELMPFFTYSEGFIISGGTAHPEAAWRWIEWLSRQPTWRPEEYDAISRIPARQSVAQQIDFWRNLDPQTAEAYRWTLANSKPTPESPSGFAVMSALSQAMQTALSDPKANVREALAEAQRQMQESIARQELTPTPKPNLNPVVVATPEPQEAPVGATTITFILYGYNPAEIRRVARAFREQRPDIFVQLQPFEWTPDTPQASAATLAQTSDCFTWNGPLQSGDYPALLDLRPLIDADPAFPRDDFLPASLAYYSNEGRLYGLPHAISMRVLSYNHAAFEAAGLQPPRADWTPDDFLAAAQALTKGDGEQRQWGYIPLGGPQADLLFFVSQFGASLTVGEGKDLRPNYTDPRTVAAIRWYLDLSAVHKVTPPFKFSYRRDDPGGFETRSFELLQSGRVGMWLGYGETFENAVLIPVEGGPAPTAAPLSPVERDIRIAPLPVGNAGLPPSEVFARGLFISAKTQQAQACWEWIKFLSGDVTVMYGDMPARRSIAQSEAFLKQVPPERAAMFEAFRAAMAVPVRTTVTSSANAIYSLNSDPYWLFQALSNTLEKGANLEQELATAQRLATAFAECMNRDGAKAAQCAKQVDPDYNGYNVEEEEMPIRPAGHAP; encoded by the coding sequence ATGCGACGTATATGGCTCCTGGTTCTTGCGGCAGTGCTGCTGGCATCGTGCGGCATGCCGCAGCCATCGGGCGTTGCGACACCGGCGTCTCCAGGCGGAACGCCGTCAACCGGTCAGAACCAGCCGGTCACGATCTCATTTGCGGTATGGGAATACGAGCGCAGCATCTATCAACCGCTGGCGGAGCGGTTTATGTCCGAACATCCCGACATCAACGTGGTGCTCGTATCGCTTGACGATATCATGATGTTCAATCCCGGCAATGACGCACCTTACAGTCCGCTCGATCAGTTGCGCCGGATTGTATCGGCTGCCGATACCGCTCCTTCATTTGCGGTGAACCAGGAGGCATTCGGCACACCTTTGCTCTTCGACCTGAAGCCGCTGATGGACGCCGACGCGACCTTTCAGCGCGACGATTTCTTTCCCGGAACCATTGAGCACTATTCTGCAAAGGGCGGCATCTGGGCGCTGCCGCGCTACCATTCGGCGCCGCTGATGGTCTACAACCGCGCCCTGTTCCAGAACGCCAATCTGCCCGAGCCGCGCCCCGGATGGACGTGGGAAGAGGCGCTGGCGACCGCCGAGCGCCTGACCGAGCACAGCGGTGCAACCACTCTAACCTACGGCTTTATGGAGCCGAGCAGCGGCGTGGTGCCGCTTTTGGAGTTGCTCAGCGCGCAGGGCGTCGATGTGCTGAACGCATCGCCGATGGAAACCGATCTGACGGCGCCGGAGTATGTCGCCGTCATTGAACGCCTGCGCGATCTGTATCGCCGCGGCGTCCTGGTCGAACCATACAGTCGCAGCGGTCCCGCCAACGACCCCGCGCAGTTGGTGCGTGAAGGGCGCGTGGCGATCTGGAGCGATATGACCTATATCAGCAACGATGACGGCACGCGATGGACGCCGGATTTCCCGGTGGGGCGCGTCCCGTTCCCGGCGTCGGAACTGATGCCGTTCTTTACGTACAGCGAAGGGTTTATCATCAGCGGCGGCACGGCCCACCCGGAAGCCGCCTGGCGCTGGATCGAATGGCTCTCGCGCCAGCCGACCTGGCGCCCGGAAGAATATGACGCAATCAGTCGTATCCCGGCGCGGCAGTCGGTAGCGCAGCAGATCGATTTCTGGCGCAATCTCGACCCGCAGACCGCCGAGGCGTACCGCTGGACGCTGGCGAACAGCAAGCCGACTCCGGAGTCGCCGTCAGGTTTCGCCGTTATGAGCGCGTTGAGCCAGGCGATGCAGACCGCGCTCAGCGACCCGAAGGCGAATGTACGTGAGGCGCTGGCGGAAGCGCAGCGTCAGATGCAGGAATCCATCGCCCGACAGGAACTCACGCCGACGCCCAAGCCCAACCTCAACCCGGTGGTGGTGGCGACGCCGGAGCCGCAGGAAGCGCCGGTCGGCGCAACAACCATCACCTTCATTCTGTACGGCTACAATCCGGCTGAGATCCGTCGGGTTGCGCGCGCCTTTCGCGAACAGCGCCCCGATATCTTTGTACAGTTGCAACCGTTCGAGTGGACGCCGGACACGCCGCAGGCGAGCGCCGCGACGCTGGCGCAGACCAGCGACTGCTTCACATGGAACGGACCGCTTCAGAGCGGCGATTACCCGGCGCTGCTCGACCTGCGCCCGCTGATTGACGCCGACCCTGCCTTTCCGCGCGATGATTTCCTGCCGGCATCGCTGGCCTACTACAGCAACGAGGGACGCCTGTACGGACTGCCCCACGCGATCAGCATGCGCGTGCTCTCGTACAACCACGCCGCGTTCGAAGCCGCCGGGCTGCAACCGCCGCGCGCCGACTGGACGCCGGACGATTTTCTGGCGGCGGCGCAGGCGTTGACGAAAGGCGATGGCGAGCAGCGGCAGTGGGGCTACATTCCCCTGGGCGGACCGCAGGCCGATCTGCTCTTCTTCGTCAGTCAGTTCGGCGCGAGCCTGACAGTCGGCGAGGGGAAAGACCTGCGCCCCAACTACACCGACCCGCGGACGGTCGCCGCCATTCGCTGGTACCTCGACCTGAGCGCCGTCCACAAGGTGACGCCGCCGTTCAAGTTTTCCTACCGGCGCGATGATCCCGGCGGCTTTGAAACGCGCTCCTTTGAATTGCTGCAATCGGGGCGGGTTGGGATGTGGCTAGGGTATGGCGAGACATTCGAGAACGCCGTCCTCATACCGGTTGAAGGAGGACCGGCGCCAACGGCTGCGCCGTTGAGTCCGGTCGAACGTGACATCCGGATTGCGCCATTGCCGGTGGGCAACGCAGGATTGCCACCCAGCGAGGTGTTTGCGCGCGGTCTGTTCATCTCGGCAAAAACGCAACAGGCGCAGGCGTGCTGGGAGTGGATCAAGTTCCTCTCCGGGGATGTGACGGTGATGTACGGTGACATGCCTGCGCGCCGTTCGATTGCGCAGTCGGAGGCGTTCCTGAAACAGGTTCCGCCGGAGCGCGCAGCAATGTTCGAGGCGTTCCGCGCAGCGATGGCCGTACCGGTGCGCACGACGGTCACGAGTAGCGCGAATGCGATCTACAGTCTCAATTCCGACCCGTACTGGCTCTTCCAGGCGCTGAGCAACACGCTGGAGAAGGGGGCGAATCTCGAACAGGAACTCGCTACTGCACAGCGGCTCGCCACGGCATTCGCCGAATGTATGAACCGTGACGGCGCCAAAGCAGCGCAATGTGCGAAACAGGTCGACCCCGACTACAATGGGTACAATGTCGAGGAAGAAGAGATGCCCATCCGACCGGCCGGGCATGCGCCATAA
- a CDS encoding ABC transporter permease: MRLILATFSVLTAALKRLRANLALTLCAWLAAVTAVALASAIPAYAEAANLRLLRDEIRQQEERAGRSPFALLFRYVGAWNTPLEWERVAPADDYLRREGIPGLDLPIDSFARHARTAPLRLFLASGGETVFLKNAPLGFISGLDDRFRIVDGRMPQPAGNATALDVMISRAFADEVGLNVGDALTIVAGGARPATLQARVAAIWEPINQNDPAWFFPPQTLSDVILMAEESFTGPVAEALRNDVDQALWFVRLGSEGITGAQATPLLSRIETVRARVAGVLPGSRLEQGPAEVLQRYQSRVSTLTTQLFVFSTPILALTLYFAALIAALIVRRQSSEIALLKSRGVRSVQILGMYLVEWFIIGVAALTAGLPLGLVFAAVMSRVRSFLDVDFSGASVPLAPGAQSLTFALAVLAITVVAALIPALAATRRTLVDEQQQAARAARPPFWQRAYLDLLLLVPAVYGVYQLQTGGGLFQRGADPFGNPLLVLTPALICFALGLLALRLIPLVLEALARLAAIPAWVAPLVTLRALARQTDNYRGALLLLILTLSLAMYSSTMADAFDGAMRTELTYQVGAMTQLFETGESTERVQPGQPGRQPQPPRDIREEARFLFVPVSEHLQAPGVRAAARVGRYDAAVNIGAGSRQVQLVGIDRSDFPNVITRFDRAWGGGESLGGLMNLLARHPNGALVSRELLGNGLQVGDALPATLRIYGDQREVRFRIVAAIDLWPGFYPQDGPIVVVNLNYIFDEMGGQYPYDVWITRDPLLPIDEVVAGVRRLGIPVIDTLDAAMLIAREQARPQRQGLFGVLTIGFLTAGTLTLLGFLVAGFITARRRAIELGMLRALGLSGFGVAVALTLEQLLLIGAGLATGSGIGAVAALLIVPSMQVGVGPYPGVPAYPPRLAWESMTGIYAAFGVTLAFALLALGVALARIRLFQAVKLGDVN, translated from the coding sequence ATGCGCCTGATACTGGCAACTTTCTCTGTGCTCACTGCTGCGCTTAAGCGTCTGCGCGCCAATCTCGCACTGACGTTGTGCGCATGGCTGGCAGCCGTCACTGCTGTCGCGCTGGCGTCCGCCATTCCGGCATATGCCGAAGCCGCCAATCTGCGCCTGTTGCGGGATGAAATCCGGCAGCAGGAGGAACGTGCGGGGCGGTCGCCGTTTGCGCTCCTGTTCCGCTATGTTGGCGCGTGGAACACGCCGCTGGAATGGGAACGGGTCGCGCCAGCCGACGACTATTTGCGCCGTGAGGGGATACCAGGTCTCGATCTGCCGATCGACAGTTTTGCGCGCCATGCCCGCACCGCGCCGCTACGTCTGTTTCTTGCTTCTGGAGGCGAAACCGTCTTCCTCAAGAACGCGCCGCTCGGTTTTATCAGCGGTCTTGATGATCGGTTCCGCATCGTCGATGGGCGGATGCCGCAACCGGCGGGGAACGCTACGGCGCTGGACGTCATGATCTCGCGCGCATTCGCCGATGAAGTCGGGTTGAATGTTGGCGATGCACTGACGATCGTTGCAGGCGGAGCGCGCCCGGCGACGTTGCAGGCGCGGGTGGCTGCGATCTGGGAACCGATCAATCAGAATGATCCGGCGTGGTTCTTCCCGCCCCAAACGCTCAGCGATGTCATCCTTATGGCAGAAGAGAGTTTCACCGGTCCTGTTGCCGAAGCGCTGCGCAACGACGTCGATCAGGCGCTCTGGTTTGTGCGGTTGGGCAGCGAAGGGATAACAGGAGCGCAGGCGACCCCCCTGTTGAGCCGGATTGAAACGGTTCGCGCCCGTGTTGCCGGTGTTCTCCCCGGATCACGTCTTGAGCAGGGACCGGCAGAGGTGTTGCAGCGGTATCAGTCGCGTGTATCCACGCTGACGACGCAACTGTTCGTGTTCAGTACGCCGATTCTGGCGCTCACCCTCTACTTTGCGGCATTGATCGCCGCCTTGATCGTGCGACGACAGTCCAGTGAAATCGCCCTGCTCAAGTCGCGGGGCGTCAGGAGCGTCCAGATCCTGGGGATGTATCTGGTCGAATGGTTCATCATCGGTGTGGCGGCGCTGACAGCCGGATTGCCATTGGGATTGGTGTTTGCCGCCGTGATGAGCCGGGTGCGCTCGTTTCTCGATGTGGATTTCTCAGGCGCCAGCGTGCCACTGGCGCCTGGAGCGCAGAGTCTGACGTTCGCCCTGGCTGTTCTGGCGATAACCGTTGTGGCGGCGCTGATTCCGGCGCTGGCGGCAACGCGTCGCACCCTGGTGGACGAACAGCAACAGGCGGCGCGCGCTGCACGCCCTCCCTTCTGGCAACGCGCCTACCTCGATCTTCTCCTGCTCGTTCCTGCGGTATACGGCGTCTATCAGTTGCAAACGGGCGGCGGGTTGTTTCAGAGAGGCGCCGATCCGTTCGGTAACCCGCTGCTGGTGCTGACGCCTGCCCTGATCTGTTTTGCGCTCGGATTGCTGGCGCTTCGTCTCATTCCACTTGTGCTTGAGGCGCTGGCGCGACTGGCAGCCATTCCCGCGTGGGTGGCGCCGCTGGTGACCCTGCGCGCACTGGCGCGACAGACCGACAATTACCGGGGCGCGTTGCTGCTCCTCATTCTGACGCTTAGCCTGGCGATGTACAGTTCGACCATGGCTGATGCGTTCGATGGCGCGATGCGCACCGAACTGACCTACCAGGTCGGTGCGATGACGCAACTCTTCGAGACCGGTGAAAGCACCGAGCGTGTCCAACCCGGTCAACCAGGCAGACAACCGCAGCCGCCGCGCGATATTCGTGAGGAAGCGCGCTTTCTCTTCGTGCCAGTGAGTGAGCATCTCCAGGCGCCGGGCGTGCGCGCGGCAGCGCGTGTTGGTCGCTACGATGCCGCCGTGAACATCGGCGCCGGCAGCCGCCAGGTGCAACTGGTCGGGATCGACCGCAGCGATTTTCCTAACGTGATCACACGGTTTGATCGCGCCTGGGGCGGCGGCGAGTCACTCGGCGGGTTGATGAACCTGCTGGCGCGTCATCCGAATGGCGCGCTGGTCAGCCGCGAACTGTTGGGCAACGGGTTGCAGGTCGGGGATGCGCTCCCCGCCACGCTGCGCATCTACGGCGACCAGCGTGAGGTGCGTTTCCGCATTGTCGCCGCTATCGATCTCTGGCCCGGCTTCTACCCGCAGGACGGTCCAATCGTTGTCGTCAACCTGAACTACATCTTCGACGAAATGGGCGGGCAGTATCCATACGATGTCTGGATCACCCGTGATCCGCTGCTTCCGATTGACGAGGTGGTTGCTGGTGTGCGCAGACTGGGCATCCCGGTGATCGACACGCTCGATGCAGCGATGCTCATCGCCCGCGAGCAGGCGCGTCCACAGCGGCAGGGGTTGTTTGGCGTGCTGACCATCGGCTTTCTGACGGCTGGCACGCTCACCCTGCTCGGATTTCTGGTCGCCGGATTCATTACGGCGCGACGACGGGCAATCGAGTTGGGCATGCTGCGGGCGCTTGGTCTGAGCGGCTTCGGCGTTGCAGTGGCGCTTACGCTGGAACAACTGCTGCTGATCGGCGCCGGTCTGGCGACCGGAAGCGGAATTGGCGCAGTGGCGGCGCTGCTGATCGTGCCCTCGATGCAGGTTGGTGTGGGACCGTATCCTGGCGTACCGGCGTATCCGCCGCGACTGGCGTGGGAAAGCATGACCGGCATCTACGCCGCTTTTGGAGTGACGCTGGCATTCGCACTGCTGGCGCTTGGCGTTGCCCTGGCGCGTATCCGGTTGTTCCAGGCAGTGAAACTGGGGGACGTGAATTGA